From Solwaraspora sp. WMMD1047, the proteins below share one genomic window:
- a CDS encoding LacI family DNA-binding transcriptional regulator produces the protein MGVNLKEIAERAGVSLATVSNVVNGYRPVGEQTRRRVQQAIDELGYAPNLSARHLRRGRTGIIALAIPELNNPYFAELAGAAMREATRLGYTLVMEDTAADRAAELALAGGSHRRTIDGLIFSPVRLSREDVLARTSDTPLVLIGEGVYDVPYDHIAIDNIAASHVAVRHLVSLGRRRIAFVGAQFGDPEGARSGDRDGVHAGAREGVQAGDHRQSAHLRLRGYREALEAAGLPFDPALVATTAQFGRRDGLLALRDLLARDRPPDAVFGYNDLVAIGALRAIAEAGLRVPEQIAVIGIDDIEEGRFSNPTLTTIAPDKEQIGRLAVRSLVARIEGRPISPPADVAPPFRLVARESTLGGRRLVD, from the coding sequence GTGGGCGTCAACCTGAAGGAGATCGCCGAGCGGGCCGGCGTCTCGCTGGCCACCGTCTCCAATGTGGTGAACGGCTACCGGCCGGTCGGCGAGCAGACCCGGCGGCGGGTCCAGCAGGCCATCGACGAGCTGGGCTACGCCCCGAACCTCAGCGCCCGGCACCTGCGCCGGGGCCGCACCGGCATTATCGCGCTGGCCATCCCCGAGCTGAACAACCCGTACTTCGCCGAGCTGGCCGGGGCCGCGATGCGGGAGGCCACCCGGCTCGGCTACACCCTGGTCATGGAGGACACCGCCGCCGACCGGGCGGCGGAGCTGGCGCTCGCCGGCGGGTCACACCGGCGGACCATCGACGGCCTGATCTTCAGTCCGGTCCGGCTCAGCCGCGAGGACGTGCTGGCCCGCACCAGCGACACGCCCCTGGTGCTGATCGGCGAGGGCGTCTACGACGTCCCGTACGACCACATCGCCATCGACAACATCGCCGCCAGCCACGTCGCGGTACGGCATCTGGTCTCCCTCGGCCGCCGCCGGATCGCCTTCGTCGGTGCGCAGTTCGGCGACCCAGAGGGCGCCCGGTCCGGCGACCGGGATGGTGTTCATGCCGGCGCCCGGGAGGGCGTCCAGGCCGGCGATCACCGGCAGTCGGCGCATCTGCGGCTGCGCGGCTACCGCGAGGCGTTGGAGGCCGCCGGGCTGCCGTTCGACCCGGCGCTTGTCGCCACCACCGCCCAGTTCGGCCGGCGCGACGGTCTGTTGGCCCTGCGTGACCTGCTCGCCCGGGACCGGCCGCCGGACGCGGTCTTCGGCTACAACGACCTGGTCGCGATCGGCGCCCTGCGGGCGATCGCCGAGGCCGGCCTGCGGGTGCCCGAGCAGATAGCGGTGATCGGCATCGACGACATCGAGGAGGGCCGGTTCAGCAACCCCACGCTCACCACCATCGCGCCGGACAAGGAGCAGATCGGCCGGCTGGCGGTGCGTTCGCTGGTGGCCCGGATCGAGGGCCGGCCTATCAGCCCGCCGGCCGACGTGGCGCCGCCGTTCCGCCTGGTGGCCCGGGAGAGCACGCTGGGCGGTCGCCGCCTGGTCGACTGA
- a CDS encoding response regulator transcription factor, which translates to MNGRILVAEDNPKQANLVRLYLEREGHDVLVVDNGRAALDQCRARRPDLVILDVMMPVLNGLDVCRILRAESDVPLLLLTARTTEDDVLLGLDTGADDYITKPYSPRELAARVRSLLRRSGVLAAGGQAVLRAGDLEVDPGRFEVRVAGRPVVLTAKEFGILEVLAGEPGRVFTRAQIIDRAFGFDHLVLERTVDAHVMNLRRKIETDPGSPGRVQTVFGRGYRLVAVGPSDPTPPAVAAPTPPPPRPPA; encoded by the coding sequence ATGAACGGACGGATACTGGTCGCTGAGGACAACCCCAAGCAGGCCAACCTGGTGCGCCTCTACCTCGAACGCGAGGGGCACGACGTGCTGGTGGTAGACAACGGACGGGCCGCGCTCGACCAGTGCCGCGCCCGTCGACCCGATCTGGTGATCCTCGACGTGATGATGCCGGTGCTCAACGGTCTGGACGTGTGTCGGATCCTGCGGGCCGAGTCCGATGTCCCACTGCTGCTGCTCACCGCCCGTACCACCGAGGACGACGTCCTCCTCGGCCTCGACACCGGGGCCGACGACTACATCACCAAGCCGTACAGCCCCCGGGAACTGGCCGCGCGGGTCCGGTCGCTGCTGCGCCGGTCCGGGGTGCTGGCCGCCGGCGGCCAGGCCGTGCTGCGGGCCGGCGACCTGGAGGTCGACCCCGGTCGGTTCGAGGTGCGGGTGGCCGGCCGCCCGGTGGTCCTGACGGCCAAAGAATTCGGCATCCTGGAAGTACTGGCCGGTGAGCCTGGCCGGGTCTTCACCAGGGCGCAGATCATCGACCGGGCGTTCGGCTTCGACCATCTCGTCCTGGAACGCACGGTCGACGCCCATGTCATGAACCTCCGCCGCAAGATCGAGACTGACCCCGGCTCGCCGGGCCGGGTCCAGACGGTGTTCGGCCGCGGCTATCGGCTCGTCGCGGTCGGGCCGTCGGACCCGACGCCGCCCGCAGTCGCCGCGCCGACCCCGCCGCCGCCGCGGCCGCCGGCGTGA
- a CDS encoding AbfB domain-containing protein — protein sequence MTPPHHRPPVTTAARALTRAATSNRTAVSPLRTATAYLAAAVMLAATALAAVLVGPLARPQPAQAAPAKTPPLTTPWTAQALAGTPLPEYPRPQMTRPDWRNLNGEWQLRQSATDDPPQFGVNLPERINVPFPVESALSGVMRAANDNRHYLTYRRTFTVPAGWAGRRVQLHFGAVDWRTTVWVNGRQVGAHTGGYDAFTFDITGQLNGATNELVVQVWDPTDSRQHGSLPPIGKQTKTPGGIFYTPSSGIWQTVWLEPTPAASISSVDVYPNLATNTLRVRVFTRGAVAGHSVRAEALNGSTVVGSATGGFTDFSVPVPNARRWSPDDPFLYNLRITLRNAAGAQVDRTTHYFGMREISTGIINGVRRPMLNGQFVFQVGTLDQGYWPDGLYTAPTDAALAFDLQKHKDLGFNMVRKHIKVEPQRWFYHADRLGLLVWQDIPSMTAQEIDATDAQQAQFEAEAREIVDEHRSSPAVVAYVVYNEGWGERALADTRRVGQNVKNQDPTRLVNTHSGHNCCQSLGDPGNGDIDDWHRYVGPDSPAPSSNRIAVLGEYGGLGLRSPGHEYSPNGAFNAYEWQPNSAALTDRYVGLVQGSQNLMLGHGLSASVYTEITDLEGELNGFLTYDRQVVKMDQARVRAANQALIAASRSLGPANPVALPVGARQSLRVTTPGYTDRYLRHRESLAYTDVVTSASPALLREDATYTIRPGLADAGCYSFESVNFPGQYLRHYESRVRNSPLDGSALTRADATWCARTGLTGSGVSLESYNFRGSFLRHYAAEVWLSDGAGGAAYNAPTSWTADSTWATTAPLAP from the coding sequence ATGACCCCACCCCACCACCGCCCGCCGGTCACCACCGCCGCCCGCGCTCTGACCCGCGCCGCCACCTCGAACCGCACCGCCGTGTCCCCGCTGCGCACCGCGACCGCCTACCTCGCGGCCGCCGTGATGCTCGCCGCCACCGCCCTCGCCGCCGTGCTCGTCGGCCCGCTGGCGCGTCCACAACCCGCACAGGCCGCGCCCGCCAAGACGCCGCCGCTGACCACCCCGTGGACCGCGCAGGCGCTGGCCGGCACCCCCCTGCCCGAATACCCGCGTCCACAGATGACCCGACCCGACTGGCGCAACCTCAACGGCGAATGGCAGCTGCGCCAGTCGGCCACCGACGACCCGCCGCAGTTCGGCGTCAACCTGCCCGAACGGATCAACGTGCCGTTCCCGGTCGAGTCCGCCCTGTCCGGCGTCATGCGGGCCGCCAACGACAACCGCCACTACCTGACCTACCGGCGTACCTTCACCGTCCCGGCGGGCTGGGCCGGACGCCGGGTGCAGCTGCACTTCGGCGCCGTCGACTGGCGCACCACGGTCTGGGTCAACGGCCGCCAGGTCGGCGCGCACACCGGCGGCTACGACGCCTTCACCTTCGACATCACCGGCCAGCTCAACGGTGCGACGAACGAGCTGGTCGTGCAGGTGTGGGACCCGACCGACAGCCGGCAGCACGGCAGCCTGCCGCCGATCGGCAAGCAGACCAAGACCCCGGGCGGCATCTTCTACACCCCCAGCTCCGGCATCTGGCAGACGGTCTGGCTGGAGCCCACCCCGGCCGCCTCGATCAGCAGCGTGGACGTCTACCCGAACCTGGCCACCAACACCCTGCGGGTCCGGGTCTTCACCCGCGGTGCCGTCGCCGGGCACAGCGTCCGCGCCGAGGCGCTCAACGGCAGCACCGTGGTCGGCTCGGCCACCGGCGGCTTCACCGACTTCTCCGTACCCGTGCCGAACGCCCGCCGGTGGTCGCCGGACGACCCCTTCCTCTACAACTTACGAATCACGCTGCGCAACGCCGCTGGCGCGCAGGTGGACCGGACCACCCACTACTTCGGGATGCGGGAGATCAGCACCGGAATCATCAACGGGGTACGGCGTCCGATGCTCAACGGGCAGTTCGTCTTCCAGGTCGGCACCCTGGACCAAGGCTACTGGCCGGACGGCCTCTACACCGCCCCCACCGACGCGGCGCTCGCCTTCGACCTGCAGAAACACAAGGACCTCGGGTTCAACATGGTGCGCAAGCACATCAAGGTCGAACCGCAGCGCTGGTTCTACCACGCCGACCGGCTCGGCCTGCTCGTCTGGCAGGACATCCCGTCGATGACCGCGCAGGAGATCGACGCCACCGACGCCCAGCAGGCGCAGTTCGAGGCGGAGGCGCGGGAGATCGTCGACGAGCACCGCAGCTCACCGGCGGTGGTCGCCTACGTGGTCTACAACGAGGGCTGGGGCGAGCGGGCGCTGGCCGACACCCGGCGGGTCGGCCAGAACGTCAAGAACCAGGACCCGACCCGGCTGGTGAACACGCACAGCGGCCACAACTGCTGCCAGTCCCTGGGCGACCCCGGCAACGGCGACATCGACGACTGGCACCGCTACGTCGGGCCGGACTCACCGGCACCGTCGAGCAACCGGATCGCGGTGCTCGGCGAGTACGGCGGCCTCGGCCTGCGCTCACCCGGACACGAGTACAGCCCGAACGGCGCCTTCAACGCCTACGAGTGGCAGCCGAACTCCGCCGCCCTCACCGACCGGTACGTCGGGCTCGTCCAGGGCAGCCAGAACCTGATGCTCGGGCACGGACTGAGCGCCTCGGTCTACACCGAGATCACCGACCTGGAGGGCGAACTGAACGGCTTCCTCACCTACGACCGGCAGGTGGTCAAGATGGACCAGGCCCGGGTCCGGGCCGCCAACCAGGCGCTGATCGCCGCGTCGCGGTCGCTCGGACCGGCGAACCCGGTGGCCCTGCCGGTCGGCGCCCGCCAGTCGCTGCGGGTCACCACGCCCGGCTACACCGACCGCTACCTGCGACACCGGGAGAGCCTCGCCTACACCGACGTGGTCACCTCGGCCAGCCCGGCGCTGCTGCGCGAGGACGCGACCTACACCATCCGGCCCGGCCTGGCCGACGCCGGCTGCTACTCGTTCGAGTCGGTGAACTTCCCCGGGCAGTACCTGCGGCACTACGAGTCCCGGGTCCGCAACTCCCCGCTGGACGGCTCGGCGCTGACCCGCGCCGACGCGACCTGGTGCGCCCGGACCGGGCTGACCGGTTCCGGGGTGTCGCTGGAGTCGTACAACTTCCGGGGTTCCTTCCTGCGGCACTACGCCGCGGAGGTCTGGCTCAGCGACGGCGCGGGCGGGGCGGCGTACAACGCGCCGACGTCCTGGACCGCGGACAGCACCTGGGCGACAACCGCGCCCTTGGCGCCGTGA
- a CDS encoding ATP-binding protein, which produces MSFRLRVLLLVVAVAVTATGATAWLTLSQASRQFAASATVDEAQIEMVGSRLREYGERHGTWEGVPAVVNELYEQTGQRLHLVSESGVVIVDTDTLQQRDTRPLGSATTFVDPRPQLALPGGLADAAAITTKAIVDYRVEVRLAACLTRHGLDVTVSPGPFGVPRFSPGVGSDISVDADPVDRCRQESGTSGDEVESAVARVDRCAAAIRAGPVIATPPELGRTDLGAAEVLNQCLSQAFTDEIGDVAPVPAQVFLGTRGEPAFSLSTGPLLAAASGVAAVVIVGTVLLSHRVLRPIGTLTAAAHRLGRGDLASRVPVRGTDELAELGRSFNRMADSLRRGEERQRRMVADVAHELRTPLANLRGYLEALADGVVAPTPELFASLHEEAVLQQRIVDDLQELALAESGRLAYHRGRVDLADLLENCRTAHQAMAATAGVTLTVVADRPGPSGYADPDRLRQVLGNLITNALRATPPGGTVSLATEPAGDGAVIRVTDTGVGIDEAALPYIFDRFWRADGARGRRTGGGGLGLAIARQIITDHGGTITATSRPGAGTAFTITLPAAGGPDHPPVPGS; this is translated from the coding sequence GTGAGCTTCCGGCTGCGGGTCCTGCTGCTGGTCGTCGCCGTCGCGGTGACCGCGACCGGGGCGACCGCCTGGCTGACGCTCAGTCAGGCGTCCCGGCAGTTCGCCGCATCGGCGACGGTCGACGAGGCACAGATCGAGATGGTCGGCTCCCGGCTCCGCGAATACGGCGAACGGCACGGCACCTGGGAGGGCGTCCCGGCCGTAGTGAACGAACTGTACGAACAGACCGGTCAGCGCCTGCACCTGGTCTCCGAGTCCGGGGTCGTGATCGTGGACACCGACACCCTGCAGCAACGCGACACCCGGCCGCTCGGCAGCGCGACCACCTTCGTCGATCCGCGCCCGCAGCTCGCCCTGCCCGGCGGGCTGGCCGACGCCGCCGCGATCACCACGAAGGCGATAGTCGACTACCGGGTCGAGGTCCGACTCGCCGCCTGCCTGACCCGCCACGGGCTTGACGTCACCGTCTCGCCGGGCCCGTTCGGCGTACCGCGTTTCTCTCCCGGCGTCGGGTCCGACATTTCCGTCGACGCAGATCCGGTGGACCGCTGCCGACAGGAGTCGGGCACCTCGGGCGATGAGGTCGAGTCGGCCGTAGCCCGGGTCGACCGGTGCGCCGCGGCGATCAGGGCGGGACCGGTCATCGCCACTCCGCCCGAGCTGGGGCGGACCGACCTCGGAGCCGCCGAGGTCCTGAACCAATGCCTGTCCCAGGCGTTCACCGACGAGATCGGCGACGTCGCGCCCGTACCGGCGCAGGTCTTCCTCGGCACCCGGGGCGAGCCGGCGTTCAGCCTCTCCACCGGTCCCCTGTTGGCCGCGGCCAGCGGGGTGGCGGCCGTGGTCATCGTCGGCACCGTGCTGCTCAGCCATCGGGTGCTGCGGCCGATCGGCACCCTGACCGCTGCCGCCCACCGGCTCGGCCGAGGCGACCTGGCCAGCCGGGTCCCCGTCCGGGGCACCGACGAGCTCGCCGAGCTCGGCCGCTCCTTCAACCGGATGGCCGACTCGCTGCGGCGCGGCGAGGAGCGGCAACGGCGGATGGTCGCCGACGTCGCACACGAGTTGCGGACCCCCCTGGCCAACCTGCGCGGATATCTGGAGGCGCTCGCCGACGGCGTGGTCGCCCCCACCCCCGAGCTGTTCGCCTCGCTGCACGAGGAGGCGGTCCTGCAGCAACGGATCGTCGACGACCTGCAGGAGCTCGCCCTGGCCGAGTCCGGGCGGCTCGCCTACCACCGGGGCCGGGTGGATCTGGCCGACCTGCTGGAGAACTGCCGGACCGCGCACCAGGCGATGGCGGCGACCGCCGGCGTGACCCTGACCGTGGTCGCCGACCGGCCGGGCCCATCCGGGTACGCCGACCCGGACCGGCTCCGCCAGGTGCTCGGCAACCTGATCACCAATGCGCTGCGGGCCACACCGCCGGGCGGCACGGTGTCGCTGGCCACCGAACCGGCCGGCGACGGCGCCGTGATCCGGGTGACCGACACCGGGGTGGGCATCGACGAGGCGGCCCTCCCGTACATCTTCGACCGGTTCTGGCGGGCGGACGGGGCGCGCGGACGGCGGACCGGTGGCGGCGGGCTGGGGCTGGCCATCGCCCGGCAGATCATCACCGACCACGGCGGCACGATCACCGCGACCAGCCGGCCCGGAGCCGGCACGGCCTTCACCATCACCCTGCCGGCAGCCGGCGGACCCGACCATCCTCCGGTGCCCGGGTCATAA
- a CDS encoding phytanoyl-CoA dioxygenase family protein has translation MFDYDGRTGYEPINDTDRKEFHEQGYLLLRRVLTEPHRAALEAAVDRIHDRMAATGNTAADGTLHLLGFLGRDDLFGDLLTHPIAFPYVWGLAGWNVYSHHNHLDVTPPAAEPERPYWGWHQDGYRQNSDPETMDPDLPRPMFSLKVAYVLSDLSVTGRGATKVIPGSHLRNSLPRPADVTVPQPDPEGTVEITAEPGDAFVFDRRLWHSRSTNLSTVTRKMLFVGYTYRWIRPLDEPHIDRTGAWWANRTPVQRQLLGDGTHTANYWGVNWDGYVDDDIPLRAALKRRGLLDRGIPWLR, from the coding sequence ATGTTCGACTACGACGGACGAACCGGCTATGAGCCGATCAACGACACCGACCGGAAGGAGTTCCACGAGCAGGGCTACCTACTGCTGCGGCGGGTCCTCACCGAGCCGCACCGGGCGGCGCTGGAGGCCGCCGTGGACCGGATCCACGACCGGATGGCCGCCACCGGCAACACCGCCGCGGACGGCACCCTGCACCTGCTGGGCTTCCTGGGACGCGACGACCTCTTCGGTGACCTGCTCACCCACCCGATCGCGTTCCCGTACGTCTGGGGACTGGCCGGCTGGAACGTCTACAGCCACCACAACCACCTGGACGTGACGCCACCGGCAGCCGAGCCGGAGCGACCCTACTGGGGCTGGCACCAGGACGGCTACCGGCAGAACTCCGACCCGGAGACGATGGATCCCGACCTGCCCCGCCCGATGTTCTCACTGAAGGTCGCCTACGTGCTGTCGGATCTGTCGGTGACCGGGCGCGGAGCGACGAAGGTCATCCCCGGCAGCCACCTGCGCAACAGCCTTCCCCGGCCGGCCGACGTGACGGTGCCCCAGCCGGACCCGGAGGGCACGGTGGAGATCACCGCGGAGCCCGGGGACGCGTTCGTCTTCGACCGGCGGCTGTGGCACTCCCGGTCCACCAACCTCTCCACGGTCACCCGCAAGATGCTCTTCGTGGGCTACACCTACCGGTGGATCCGACCGCTCGACGAACCGCACATCGACCGGACCGGAGCCTGGTGGGCCAACCGCACACCGGTGCAACGGCAACTGCTGGGCGACGGCACGCACACCGCCAACTACTGGGGGGTCAACTGGGACGGATACGTCGACGACGACATCCCGCTGCGGGCCGCACTCAAGCGCCGCGGGCTGCTCGACCGAGGCATTCCGTGGCTGCGCTGA
- a CDS encoding class I SAM-dependent methyltransferase, producing MATQDTERFTSTTPPATATVAEQFTPLLRATLGDRPPVQFAFWDGSSVGPPDGPGAVVVRSARALRRMFWSPGELGLGRAYVAGDLDLTGDAFEVLRALQTAAPRDARLGLGAAWTALRVAGRLGALGPPLPPPAEEARRHGRLHSLRRDARAISHHYDVGNDFYRLLLGPSLTYSCARFPDDDVGLAEAQRSKHELICHKLGLDERGGARLLDVGCGWGSLALHAAAAHGVEVVGVTISRQQAELARERVRAAGLADRVEIRLQDYRELAGETFDAISSVGMFEHVGARRIGAYFEILRGLLRPTGRLLNHAISSVGGSRVGSRTFIGRYVFPDGELIDVGEVVLAMQRAGFEVRDVEALREHYARTLREWSANLAGGWDRAVELVGETRARIWRLYLAASRVGFTDGGISVHQVLGVVPRPDGSAAMPATRRSWP from the coding sequence ATGGCCACCCAGGACACCGAACGGTTCACGAGCACGACACCGCCGGCCACCGCCACGGTGGCCGAGCAGTTCACGCCCCTGCTGCGGGCGACGCTGGGCGACCGGCCGCCGGTCCAGTTCGCCTTCTGGGACGGCAGTTCCGTCGGCCCGCCGGACGGTCCGGGCGCCGTCGTGGTCCGGTCGGCCCGGGCGCTGCGGCGGATGTTCTGGTCCCCCGGTGAACTCGGCCTCGGCCGGGCCTACGTCGCCGGCGACCTCGACCTGACCGGCGATGCGTTCGAGGTGCTCCGCGCACTGCAGACCGCCGCGCCGCGTGACGCCCGGCTCGGGCTCGGCGCGGCCTGGACCGCGCTGCGGGTGGCCGGCCGGCTCGGGGCGCTCGGTCCGCCGCTGCCGCCCCCGGCAGAGGAGGCCCGGCGGCACGGCCGGCTGCACTCCCTGCGCCGCGACGCCCGGGCGATCAGCCACCACTACGACGTCGGCAACGACTTCTACCGGCTGCTGCTCGGCCCGAGCCTGACCTACTCCTGCGCCCGGTTCCCCGACGACGACGTCGGCCTGGCCGAGGCGCAGCGGTCCAAACACGAGCTGATCTGCCACAAGCTCGGGCTCGACGAGCGTGGCGGCGCCCGGCTGCTCGATGTCGGCTGCGGCTGGGGATCGCTTGCCCTGCACGCGGCGGCGGCGCACGGCGTCGAGGTGGTCGGCGTCACGATCAGCCGGCAGCAGGCCGAGCTGGCCCGGGAGCGGGTCCGCGCGGCCGGGCTGGCCGACCGGGTGGAGATCCGGTTGCAGGACTACCGCGAGCTGGCCGGCGAGACCTTCGACGCGATCAGCTCGGTCGGCATGTTCGAACACGTCGGCGCCCGACGGATCGGCGCCTACTTCGAGATCCTGCGTGGGCTGCTGCGGCCAACCGGTCGGCTGCTCAACCACGCCATCTCCTCGGTCGGCGGCTCCCGGGTCGGATCGCGCACCTTCATCGGACGGTACGTCTTCCCGGACGGGGAGCTGATCGACGTCGGGGAGGTGGTGCTGGCGATGCAGCGCGCCGGCTTCGAGGTACGCGACGTGGAGGCGCTGCGCGAGCACTACGCCCGGACGCTGCGCGAGTGGTCGGCGAACCTGGCGGGCGGTTGGGACCGCGCCGTCGAGCTGGTCGGCGAGACGCGGGCCCGGATCTGGCGGCTGTATCTGGCCGCCTCCCGGGTCGGCTTCACCGACGGCGGTATCTCCGTGCACCAGGTGCTGGGTGTGGTGCCCCGTCCGGACGGCTCGGCCGCGATGCCGGCCACCCGACGGTCCTGGCCCTGA
- a CDS encoding ABC transporter ATP-binding protein — translation MNARDERPLSRQTFKRIARFTRPHRTPIMLFLGLSVVTAVLTVAAPVLAGRVVDAIGSGADPGVVVRLAVLIAVIALAEAGLGLVTRYLSASIGEGLIVALRTAVFDHVQRMPVAFFTRTRTGALVSRLNNDVIGAQRAFSDTLSGVVGNVVTLLLTLAVMLSISWQITLLTLLLLPVFVLPARRMGSRLARLQREAAEHNAAMSNRMTERFSAPGATLVKLYGRPAEESAEFAARARRVRDIGIRTAMLQWVFITALTVVGSLALALVYGLGGFYALTGRLDAGAVVALALLLSRLYAPLTALASARVEVMSALVSFDRVFEILDLEPLITDRAGAGALPDGPVAVEFDDVRFGYPAADRVSLASLEDVAKLDDRGGEEVLHGVSFRAEPGEMVALVGSSGAGKSTIAQLLPRLYDVDSGAVRLSGRDVRELSAESIRSALGVVTQDGHLFHESIRANLLFARPAATEPELWEVLRRARLDDLVASLPDGLDTVVGERGYRLSGGERQRLTIARLLLARPRVVILDEATAHLDATSEAAVQAALGAALAGRTSVVIAHRLSTIRAADQILVVEDGRIVERGRHAELLAAGGRYRELYRTQFAQEGPGREAPDQAGPDRGGPDLVGSAPGGR, via the coding sequence ATGAACGCCCGGGACGAGCGACCACTGTCCCGCCAGACATTCAAACGGATCGCCCGGTTCACCCGGCCGCACCGTACGCCGATCATGCTGTTCCTGGGGCTGAGTGTGGTGACGGCGGTGTTGACCGTCGCCGCGCCGGTGCTCGCCGGCCGGGTCGTCGACGCGATCGGGTCCGGGGCCGACCCCGGGGTGGTGGTCCGGCTGGCGGTGCTGATCGCGGTGATCGCACTCGCCGAGGCCGGACTCGGCCTGGTCACCCGCTATCTGTCGGCAAGCATCGGGGAAGGGCTTATCGTCGCCCTGCGGACGGCGGTCTTCGACCACGTGCAACGGATGCCGGTCGCGTTCTTCACCCGGACCCGCACGGGGGCGCTTGTCAGCCGGCTCAACAACGACGTCATCGGGGCGCAGCGGGCGTTCAGTGACACCCTGTCCGGAGTGGTCGGCAACGTCGTCACGCTGCTGCTGACCCTCGCGGTGATGCTCAGCATCTCGTGGCAGATCACCCTGCTGACCCTGTTGCTGTTGCCGGTCTTCGTGCTCCCGGCCCGCCGGATGGGCTCCCGGCTGGCCCGGCTGCAACGGGAGGCGGCCGAACACAACGCGGCGATGAGCAACCGGATGACCGAGCGGTTCTCGGCACCCGGCGCCACCCTGGTCAAGCTCTACGGTCGGCCGGCCGAGGAGTCCGCCGAGTTCGCCGCCCGGGCGCGCCGGGTCCGCGACATCGGCATCCGCACCGCGATGCTGCAGTGGGTCTTCATCACCGCGCTCACCGTCGTCGGCTCGCTGGCGCTGGCGCTGGTGTACGGGCTGGGCGGCTTCTACGCCCTGACCGGCCGGCTCGACGCCGGGGCGGTCGTCGCTCTGGCCCTGCTGCTGTCCCGCCTCTACGCGCCGCTGACCGCGCTGGCCAGCGCCCGGGTCGAGGTGATGAGTGCCCTGGTGAGCTTCGACCGGGTCTTCGAGATCCTCGACCTGGAGCCGCTGATCACCGACCGGGCCGGCGCCGGAGCACTGCCGGACGGACCGGTGGCGGTCGAGTTCGACGACGTCCGGTTCGGCTACCCGGCCGCCGACCGGGTGTCGCTGGCGTCGCTGGAGGACGTCGCGAAGCTCGACGACCGGGGCGGCGAGGAGGTTCTGCACGGCGTGTCGTTCCGGGCCGAGCCCGGCGAGATGGTCGCGCTGGTCGGCTCCTCCGGCGCCGGCAAGTCCACGATCGCGCAACTCCTGCCCCGGCTCTACGACGTGGACAGCGGTGCGGTCCGGCTCTCCGGTCGGGACGTACGCGAGCTGTCGGCCGAGTCGATCCGGTCCGCCCTCGGCGTGGTGACCCAGGACGGCCACCTGTTCCACGAGTCGATCCGGGCGAACCTGCTCTTCGCCCGGCCGGCGGCCACCGAACCGGAACTGTGGGAGGTGCTGCGCCGGGCCCGACTGGACGACCTGGTGGCCAGCCTGCCCGACGGCCTCGACACGGTGGTGGGCGAGCGGGGCTACCGGCTCTCCGGCGGGGAGCGGCAGCGACTCACCATCGCCCGGCTGCTGCTGGCCCGGCCCCGGGTGGTCATCCTGGACGAGGCAACCGCCCATCTCGACGCCACCTCCGAGGCCGCCGTGCAGGCCGCCCTCGGCGCGGCCCTGGCCGGCCGGACCAGCGTGGTCATCGCCCACCGGTTGTCCACCATCCGGGCCGCCGATCAGATCCTGGTGGTGGAGGACGGCCGCATCGTCGAGCGGGGGCGGCACGCCGAACTGCTCGCTGCCGGCGGTCGATACCGGGAGCTCTACCGCACCCAGTTCGCCCAGGAGGGACCAGGCCGGGAGGCGCCCGACCAGGCCGGACCCGACCGGGGCGGACCCGATCTGGTCGGATCCGCCCCGGGCGGCCGGTGA